CTGGACCTTTGGTGTGAATCTCCACTACATCAACGGACCCGCGCTCTATCCCACCAAGCAGCTGAAACAACTCGACCTCTGCTCGACGCGTTTTAGCATCGTGGCCGAGATCAATGTCAAACTGCTGCGACAAGGTTTCGCCTATCTTCAGGTTGCGGGTTCGCGACAAAGAGGCGCACCCGTCAACAGCGCGCTCACCTGGGGTTCGTTTCGCGAAGTCGTTCGGGTTTTCGTTTCACTGGTCTGGCAGGTTCACTTCGCGCAACGAAGCCGCTTCTCCCGACGACCCCGGGAAGTCGGGTAGTCGAGCGTCGGATCGATCGCCAGTCCTCGCCCGTTGCGCGTTGGGGACGCGATTCCTCGAGCGACCCACGTAGCGTTTGAGGCGGATATCGCCCGGCTCGATCCCCCAAGCCCGGCATTTGTGCGAGATTGCATAAATTGGGCAAATGACCTAAAAGAATATCTAGAAATTAGGGCGATCGTCCAATTCTCGCCCAAAGGCCTCCCTCAACACCCCGCTGTCTCGGCGCTTTCTGAAGATCGGTGCCAGGCCGTGAGGGAGCGACTCTCACGATGAAAGGTGATTCCATGAAATGGAGATGGCTTCTGTTGTTGCCCGTTCTCTCGTTTTCCAACTCCGCGTTTTCCGTGTGGCAAGGGGAGTTCGATACGGTCGGCTTTCCCGCGCCCATGGTGCCCATGCACGCTCTGGCCAATGGGCTGGAAGCTCTCGGCTGGCTCGCGGTGCTCGTACTGGCGACCCGGGCTCCGGCCTTTGCCGGTGCGACCGCGCTCTTCCTGTGCGGGGCATTCGCCTTTGACCTGGTCACGACCTGGCCCCTCGAAATGCCCATCCCACCGGGCTTTGCCATCTGGGGAAGCATCGCTTTGTTGCTGGGATTGATCGCCTCGGTGGCCTTGTTGCGAGCCTCGACTGTGAGGCTCGCCCGATGAGTGCAGAACTTCATGGGCCAGATGGCACCGCGGGTCCGGTCCTCTTGGTGGGTGGATATGGTGTCGTGGGGTCTCGAATTGCCCGGCTCTTGAGGGATCGATATCCGGATCTGCCACTGTTGCTAGGCGGTCGAAATCCGGAGAAGGGCAAGCCGCTTGCGGAAGAACTCGGAAACGCCACGACCGCGCGGGTGGATGCCGAGGCGGGAGATCCGCTGGCCGGAATCTCACCGTCCCCCGGACTCGTCTTGACGGCGGTCAACGACCCCGAAGATCGCGTATTGCTCGCGGCCGTGCGCGCTGGGATTCCGGTTGTGGACATCACGCGCTGGACTGCGCGTGTGCAGCGCGCCGTTCTTCGGCTCTCCGCCGAGCAGTTGCGTGCCCCGGTCGTCCTGGCTTCATCCTGGATGGCGGGTCTGGTGTCGATTGCGGCCTCTGCCGGGGTCGCGCGGGTCGCTCCCGCGGAGCGTATCGAGATCGACATCTGCTATGCGCTCGCCGATCAATCCGGGAGCGACTCGGTCGAGTACATGGACCGGCTGGCGGTCCCCTTCGAGACGATCGAAGACGGCCGCGAGCG
The genomic region above belongs to bacterium and contains:
- a CDS encoding saccharopine dehydrogenase codes for the protein MSAELHGPDGTAGPVLLVGGYGVVGSRIARLLRDRYPDLPLLLGGRNPEKGKPLAEELGNATTARVDAEAGDPLAGISPSPGLVLTAVNDPEDRVLLAAVRAGIPVVDITRWTARVQRAVLRLSAEQLRAPVVLASSWMAGLVSIAASAGVARVAPAERIEIDICYALADQSGSDSVEYMDRLAVPFETIEDGRERISYPLTDGRVVEFPGGKRSKTYRLDTPEQASLPCFLGVSTVATRIGYDSPAASWMLVALKRLGVLRFLQRDRFTAVRRALLHSSGDGDRASFVATISGRSSRVRVEVVDPEGQAHMTAVGAVVAAERALGLDGGAPATARVWFPEQFSDPEGLLATARSFGVEVGLR